The following are from one region of the Nostoc cf. commune SO-36 genome:
- a CDS encoding NAD(P)-dependent oxidoreductase: MKVAFLGTGLMGLPMAQRLLAADIQLVAYNRTPEKLAPLQAAGAEIATHPRHAIRAAECIILMLTNAPAIYNVLLSDTAWQTLEGRTIIQMGTITPTESQEIRDAVVAGGGEYLEAPVLGSIPEAKAGELNVMVGAEPEQYQRHLKLLQNFGTEPLLIGPVGSAAALKLALNQLIASLTTSFALSLAFVQRQGVDVDVFMQILRDSPLYAPTFDKKLQRMLDGNYADPNFPTKHLLKDTELFISEAKSRSLDLSSIKGVRQILQTAVKMSFADDDYSSLFSVIKEWGEGMGE, from the coding sequence ATGAAGGTGGCATTTCTGGGAACCGGACTGATGGGACTACCAATGGCTCAAAGGTTATTAGCCGCAGATATACAGCTAGTTGCCTATAATCGTACCCCAGAAAAATTAGCACCACTACAAGCAGCTGGGGCTGAAATTGCTACACATCCCCGCCACGCTATTCGTGCTGCTGAGTGCATAATTCTTATGCTGACTAATGCCCCGGCCATTTATAATGTCTTACTTTCAGATACTGCTTGGCAAACTTTGGAAGGGCGCACAATCATCCAAATGGGCACAATTACTCCCACAGAAAGCCAAGAAATTAGAGATGCAGTTGTTGCAGGTGGTGGTGAGTATTTAGAAGCACCTGTATTAGGGAGTATCCCGGAAGCAAAAGCTGGCGAGTTGAATGTTATGGTAGGGGCCGAACCAGAACAATATCAACGCCACTTAAAGTTACTCCAAAATTTTGGGACAGAACCTTTACTTATCGGCCCAGTGGGATCTGCGGCGGCGCTTAAATTGGCACTCAATCAACTAATAGCTTCTCTAACAACTAGCTTTGCTTTGAGTCTGGCTTTTGTTCAGCGTCAAGGTGTCGATGTGGATGTATTTATGCAAATATTGCGCGACAGTCCACTCTACGCACCTACTTTTGACAAAAAGCTACAACGGATGTTAGATGGCAATTATGCTGATCCAAATTTCCCTACAAAACACTTACTTAAAGATACAGAATTGTTTATCTCGGAAGCGAAATCTCGAAGTTTGGATCTCAGCAGTATTAAAGGTGTGCGGCAAATCTTGCAAACAGCCGTGAAAATGTCTTTTGCTGATGATGATTACTCATCACTATTTTCTGTAATTAAAGAATGGGGAGAAGGGATGGGCGAATAA
- a CDS encoding class I SAM-dependent methyltransferase — protein MDSNALLCAAIANYITTSPQQRITFAQFMDLALYHPEYGYYSSDAVKIGFKDSDFFTSPNLCPDFGELLAEQFFQMWEILGKPVPFSLVEMGAGQGLLALHILKYHQQHYPDFFAALEYIIVEKSPALRQEQQQRLQDFAVRWCNLEEIPPNAIAGCFFSNELVDAFPVHQFILETGELREIYVTTDKNQKETNAPCPMPHAPCPSFVEVTGEPSTPQLAEYLDLVEMNFTQSAYPDGYRSEINLAAGDWLSIVADRLQRGYVLTIDYGHPASRYYNPRRSQGTLQCYYHHRFHDNPYINVGRQDITAHVDFTALERWGERYNLKNVGFIQQGLFLMALGLGDRIAALSYQKQPLSQLLQRRDALHQLIDPTGLGGFGVLIQSKGLDKTETSQPLKGLTLPE, from the coding sequence ATGGATTCCAATGCTTTGCTGTGTGCAGCGATCGCAAATTACATTACCACCTCTCCTCAACAACGAATTACTTTTGCCCAATTCATGGATTTGGCATTATACCACCCTGAGTACGGCTACTATTCGAGCGATGCAGTCAAAATAGGCTTTAAAGATAGTGATTTTTTTACCTCTCCTAACCTCTGTCCTGACTTTGGCGAGTTACTAGCAGAACAATTTTTCCAAATGTGGGAGATTTTAGGAAAACCTGTACCCTTTTCTTTGGTAGAAATGGGAGCAGGTCAAGGATTGCTTGCATTGCATATCCTTAAATATCATCAACAACACTACCCAGATTTTTTTGCGGCGCTAGAGTACATCATTGTTGAAAAGTCCCCAGCTTTAAGACAAGAACAGCAGCAACGCTTGCAAGATTTCGCGGTGCGTTGGTGTAATTTAGAGGAGATACCACCAAATGCGATCGCAGGCTGCTTTTTCTCTAACGAGTTAGTAGATGCCTTCCCCGTGCATCAATTCATCCTAGAAACGGGCGAACTCCGAGAAATTTATGTAACCACAGATAAGAATCAAAAAGAAACCAATGCCCCATGCCCCATGCCCCATGCCCCATGCCCATCATTTGTAGAAGTCACAGGAGAACCTTCAACGCCCCAACTGGCTGAATATTTAGACTTAGTGGAAATGAACTTTACCCAAAGTGCTTATCCAGATGGCTACCGTAGTGAAATTAATTTAGCTGCTGGTGACTGGTTGAGTATAGTAGCCGACCGCTTGCAGCGCGGCTATGTGTTAACAATTGATTATGGACACCCCGCCAGTCGTTACTATAATCCCAGGCGATCGCAAGGAACGCTACAGTGCTATTATCATCATCGTTTCCATGACAACCCTTATATTAATGTCGGGCGACAAGATATCACTGCCCATGTTGACTTTACAGCTTTGGAACGCTGGGGCGAACGGTACAATTTAAAGAATGTTGGTTTTATCCAGCAGGGATTATTTTTGATGGCGTTGGGATTAGGCGATCGTATTGCAGCCCTTTCTTATCAAAAGCAACCCCTCTCGCAGTTATTACAGCGCCGGGACGCACTACACCAACTTATAGATCCCACAGGACTCGGCGGCTTTGGAGTTTTAATTCAGAGCAAAGGTCTGGACAAGACAGAAACTTCTCAACCACTAAAAGGATTGACTCTGCCAGAGTAA
- a CDS encoding DUF5615 family PIN-like protein: MLRFLADENFNNQIIRGVLRRNSNVDIVRVQDVGLTEADDPTVLEWAAQNRRVVLTHDVATMTTFAYERLQAGLAMPGLFEISRRVSVGLAIEEILLLDECSLEGEWEGQVRFLPLR; the protein is encoded by the coding sequence ATGCTACGTTTCTTGGCTGATGAGAACTTTAATAATCAGATTATCCGTGGTGTTCTGCGTCGTAACAGTAATGTTGATATTGTCCGTGTTCAGGATGTTGGATTGACTGAAGCAGACGATCCAACTGTATTAGAATGGGCAGCGCAAAACAGGCGTGTGGTGCTAACTCATGATGTCGCAACGATGACAACTTTTGCTTATGAACGATTACAAGCAGGCTTGGCAATGCCTGGTTTATTTGAGATCAGTCGTCGTGTTTCAGTTGGTTTAGCGATCGAGGAAATTTTGTTGCTAGATGAATGTAGCTTAGAAGGAGAATGGGAAGGACAAGTCCGGTTCTTACCTTTGCGTTAG
- a CDS encoding DUF433 domain-containing protein, translating to MLLIPTVTSIPLVTDANGVVRVSKTRITLDTVVTAFLEGATAEEIREQYPSLHLWDIYFVIGYYLEHQAEVDAYLRERQRLAAEVQQEAEKCFNPIGVRDSPFSKTQPTRVNYDATFLG from the coding sequence ATGCTACTTATTCCTACTGTTACCTCGATTCCCCTTGTAACTGATGCAAATGGCGTTGTTAGAGTTAGCAAAACCCGCATCACTTTAGATACAGTTGTTACAGCTTTCCTTGAAGGAGCTACAGCAGAAGAGATCAGAGAACAGTACCCATCGCTTCATCTTTGGGATATTTATTTTGTGATTGGTTATTACTTAGAACACCAAGCTGAGGTTGATGCCTACCTTCGAGAGCGTCAAAGGCTTGCTGCGGAGGTTCAACAGGAAGCTGAAAAGTGTTTTAATCCTATTGGAGTGCGCGATTCGCCTTTTAGCAAGACGCAACCCACAAGGGTAAATTACGATGCTACGTTTCTTGGCTGA
- a CDS encoding VOC family protein yields MKFAYTVIWVDDVVKTVEFYEKAFGLVRRTLVDKGQSLWAEIETGSTTLAFSSSSEAQKLFPGGCHPNDATQPPVLIQISFITPDVGSAYMRAIGAGAKTLDAPKSQPGGQMIARVRDPNGVLVSLVSA; encoded by the coding sequence ATGAAATTTGCTTACACGGTTATTTGGGTAGACGATGTAGTTAAAACAGTTGAGTTTTACGAAAAAGCCTTTGGTCTAGTTCGCCGTACTCTCGTGGATAAGGGGCAATCTCTCTGGGCGGAAATCGAAACCGGCAGTACTACACTAGCTTTCTCTTCTAGTAGCGAAGCACAGAAATTATTTCCTGGTGGCTGCCATCCTAACGATGCAACACAACCACCGGTATTAATCCAAATATCATTTATTACTCCTGATGTTGGCAGCGCATACATGAGAGCGATCGGCGCTGGTGCAAAAACATTAGATGCGCCTAAATCTCAACCTGGGGGACAAATGATTGCTCGTGTCCGCGATCCTAATGGTGTGCTGGTGTCGTTAGTAAGTGCCTAA
- a CDS encoding Eco57I restriction-modification methylase domain-containing protein — MSLNFQRTRDLLSNFQFSDLFIEELGWSKPSRQKPVSLKIDNKTYQYQKIAELSGVAIFEVTAADGNIPEAKVRVAIHQEVTKLLAENLLIFITEERTRSLWYWVKREGSKTSPRDHLYVKGQPGDLFLSKLGSLVIDITELEHGEPTVVEIAYKLQRGFDVEPVTKKFYKEFQEQHQKFLLFVKGIDNETDRRWYTSVILNRLMFVYFLQRKGFIDNKDLNYLQNKLEQSKQKAENHFYDEFLKALFFESFAKPEFERDLSVQELVGKVKYLNGGLFLKHHIEDKYQISIVDEAFEQVLDLFGRYSWNLDDTPEGKDDEINPDVLGYIFEKYINQKAFGAYYTRPQITEYLCDRTIHKLIVDRVNDALSDQYKSFEDINELLIKLDANVCRLLMDDILPNLSILDPACGSGAFLVAAMKTLIQVYSAVFGTIKLMGDDTLKNKLEDIENSHPSIPYFIKKRIVSDNLYGIDIMEEATEIAKLRLFLALVSSANDVEELEPLPNIDFNIMAGNSLIGLIKVDDTAFDAVGNSLQGNLLQSLAADNYKKILEDKNKSVKSYKEHAFIPGKEQLPGEIEGTEQKSRLQMLRTDIDKLNKTSQEKLNLLLLDEFSKRLGIKYEEVQLTGKSQKRVLKVEDIAALKPFHWGYHFDKVLERGGFDAIITNPPWETFKPDAKEFFVQYNDLVTKKKMDIHTFEEAKDNLLQDKEIANSWLGYKSKFPHVNLYYRSSKQYQNQISVVNGKKSKTTDINLYKLFLEQCFNLLRPGAECGIVIPSSFYSDLGAKQLREMLFSQSKVTGLFCFENRKSVFDGVHRSFKFVVLTFEKGGKTENFPAAFMRHDVQELQRFPSNDSISISLDLIRRLSPDSLSVVEFKNEIDFHISEKMTKFPLLGEQIKDKWNLSLRREFHMTDDKELFKSKLKDRFPLYEGKMIHQFTHTFAQPKYWIDECEGRKALLKRNEVDNGQKFDYQNYRLGYRDIASSTNQRTMIATILPPNVFAGNTVVLSDLCLKHDELLFICSLLNSFICDFAIRQKVTSHCNMFYIYQLPVPRLTKNDRNFNDIVQRAAKLICTTPEFDELAQEVGLGSHQQGVTDETERAKLRAELDGMIAHLYGLTEDEFSYILTTFPIVNATVKEAALSAYRTFTPMFANSKIELTQK; from the coding sequence ATGTCTCTTAATTTTCAACGAACACGCGATTTACTCTCCAACTTTCAATTTAGTGATTTATTTATAGAAGAATTAGGTTGGTCTAAACCTTCCAGACAAAAACCTGTAAGTTTAAAAATTGATAACAAGACGTATCAATACCAAAAGATTGCTGAACTTTCGGGTGTTGCAATTTTTGAAGTCACCGCAGCAGACGGGAACATACCAGAAGCTAAAGTTAGAGTTGCTATTCACCAAGAAGTTACTAAACTTCTAGCTGAAAATCTCTTAATTTTTATTACCGAAGAACGCACACGTAGTCTTTGGTATTGGGTGAAACGAGAAGGAAGTAAAACTTCTCCTCGTGACCATTTATATGTGAAGGGTCAACCAGGAGATTTATTTTTAAGCAAACTTGGTTCTTTAGTTATTGATATTACTGAATTAGAACACGGTGAACCGACTGTTGTCGAAATTGCTTATAAATTACAACGCGGTTTTGATGTTGAGCCAGTAACTAAGAAGTTTTACAAGGAATTTCAGGAACAACACCAGAAGTTTTTGCTGTTTGTTAAAGGAATTGATAATGAGACAGATAGACGTTGGTATACATCGGTAATTCTCAACCGTCTGATGTTTGTTTATTTTTTACAGCGTAAGGGTTTTATTGATAATAAAGATTTAAATTATTTGCAAAATAAGCTAGAACAAAGCAAACAAAAAGCTGAAAATCATTTTTATGATGAATTTCTAAAGGCTTTGTTTTTTGAAAGCTTTGCTAAACCTGAGTTTGAACGCGATTTATCTGTACAAGAATTGGTAGGAAAGGTTAAATATCTGAATGGGGGATTATTTCTCAAGCATCATATTGAAGATAAATATCAAATTTCTATAGTTGATGAGGCGTTTGAGCAAGTTCTAGATTTATTTGGGCGTTATTCTTGGAATCTGGATGATACGCCGGAAGGGAAAGACGACGAGATAAATCCTGATGTTTTAGGATATATTTTTGAAAAATATATTAATCAAAAGGCTTTTGGAGCCTATTATACTAGACCGCAAATTACAGAATATCTCTGTGATAGAACTATCCACAAGTTAATTGTAGACCGCGTAAATGATGCGCTATCCGATCAGTATAAGTCATTTGAGGATATCAATGAACTTCTGATTAAACTGGATGCAAATGTTTGTCGTCTATTAATGGATGATATTCTTCCTAATTTATCAATTCTTGACCCAGCTTGTGGTTCTGGTGCTTTTCTTGTGGCGGCAATGAAAACGCTAATCCAAGTTTATAGTGCGGTGTTTGGAACAATTAAGTTGATGGGTGATGACACTCTCAAAAATAAGCTTGAAGATATAGAAAATTCCCATCCATCAATACCTTATTTTATCAAAAAGCGGATTGTTTCAGATAACCTCTATGGTATAGATATTATGGAGGAAGCAACGGAAATTGCTAAACTGCGTCTTTTCTTAGCGTTGGTTTCTTCTGCTAATGATGTGGAAGAGTTAGAGCCTTTGCCTAATATTGATTTTAATATTATGGCGGGTAATTCGCTGATTGGTTTAATTAAAGTAGATGATACTGCTTTTGATGCGGTAGGAAATTCACTACAAGGAAATCTATTACAGTCTTTAGCCGCAGATAATTATAAGAAAATTTTAGAAGACAAGAATAAATCTGTTAAATCGTATAAAGAACACGCTTTTATTCCTGGAAAAGAACAACTTCCTGGTGAAATAGAGGGAACTGAACAAAAATCTCGGTTGCAGATGTTACGCACTGACATTGACAAACTCAACAAAACATCGCAAGAAAAGTTAAATCTTTTGCTGTTGGATGAGTTTAGTAAACGTTTGGGTATCAAGTATGAGGAAGTTCAGTTAACTGGAAAGTCACAGAAGCGGGTTTTGAAGGTTGAGGATATTGCAGCTTTAAAGCCGTTTCACTGGGGTTATCATTTTGATAAGGTTTTAGAACGCGGCGGTTTTGATGCGATTATTACTAATCCACCGTGGGAAACTTTTAAACCAGATGCTAAAGAGTTCTTCGTTCAATATAATGATTTGGTGACGAAGAAGAAAATGGATATACATACTTTTGAAGAAGCCAAGGACAACCTATTGCAAGATAAAGAAATTGCAAATTCATGGTTGGGATATAAAAGTAAGTTTCCTCACGTAAATCTATATTATCGTTCATCTAAGCAATATCAAAACCAAATTTCTGTTGTTAATGGTAAAAAGTCGAAAACAACAGATATTAATTTATACAAACTCTTTCTAGAGCAATGTTTTAACTTATTACGTCCTGGTGCTGAATGCGGTATTGTTATTCCTAGTAGTTTTTATAGTGACTTAGGAGCTAAACAATTACGTGAAATGTTGTTTAGTCAAAGTAAAGTCACTGGGCTATTTTGCTTTGAAAATCGAAAAAGCGTTTTTGATGGTGTTCACCGTAGTTTTAAATTTGTTGTTCTTACTTTTGAAAAAGGTGGTAAAACTGAAAATTTTCCTGCTGCCTTTATGCGCCATGATGTTCAGGAATTACAAAGATTTCCAAGTAACGACAGTATATCAATAAGTCTTGATCTTATACGTCGTTTATCACCTGATTCACTTTCTGTAGTGGAGTTTAAAAATGAAATAGACTTCCATATATCTGAAAAAATGACCAAGTTTCCATTACTGGGTGAGCAAATTAAGGATAAGTGGAATCTTTCTTTAAGACGTGAATTTCACATGACTGATGATAAAGAATTATTCAAATCAAAACTTAAAGATCGATTCCCCTTGTATGAAGGAAAAATGATTCATCAATTCACTCATACCTTTGCTCAACCAAAGTATTGGATAGATGAATGCGAAGGTAGAAAAGCATTATTAAAACGAAATGAAGTAGATAATGGTCAAAAGTTTGACTATCAAAACTACCGTCTGGGCTATAGAGATATAGCGTCAAGTACCAATCAACGGACAATGATTGCGACAATTCTTCCACCTAATGTTTTTGCTGGTAATACGGTAGTTTTATCAGACTTATGTTTAAAGCATGATGAATTACTATTTATTTGTTCTTTACTTAATAGTTTTATCTGTGACTTTGCAATTCGTCAAAAAGTTACATCTCATTGTAATATGTTCTACATCTACCAATTACCCGTCCCACGTTTAACAAAAAACGATCGCAACTTTAACGATATTGTACAACGCGCCGCCAAACTCATCTGCACCACACCAGAATTTGACGAACTCGCGCAAGAAGTCGGTTTAGGTTCCCATCAACAAGGCGTTACCGACGAAACAGAACGCGCTAAACTACGCGCCGAACTCGATGGAATGATAGCACACCTTTACGGTTTAACTGAAGATGAATTTAGCTACATCCTCACAACATTTCCGATTGTGAATGCAACAGTTAAAGAAGCAGCATTGTCAGCTTACCGTACCTTTACCCCAATGTTTGCAAATTCAAAAATAGAACTTACGCAAAAGTAG